The proteins below come from a single Cervus elaphus chromosome 4, mCerEla1.1, whole genome shotgun sequence genomic window:
- the LOC122691744 gene encoding metallothionein-1E-like: MDPNCSCPTGGSCSCAGSCTCKACRCLSCKKSCCSCCPVDCAKCAQGCVCKGASDKCSCCA; the protein is encoded by the exons ATGGACCCGAACTGCTCCTGCCCCACTG GCGGCTCCTGCAGCTGTGCTGGCTCCTGCACCTGCAAGGCCTGCAGATGTCTCTCCTGCAAGAAGA gctgctgctcctgctgccctGTGGACTGTGCCAAGTGTGCCCAGGGCTGTGTCTGCAAAGGGGCCTCGGACAAGTGCAGCTGCTGCGCCTGA
- the LOC122691743 gene encoding metallothionein-2 isoform X2 yields the protein MDPNCSCTAGESCTCAGSCKCKDCKCASCKKSCCSCCPVGCAKCAQGCVCKGASDKCSCCS from the exons ATGGACCCCAACTGCTCCTGCACCGCAG GCGAATCCTGCACGTGTGCCGGCTCCTGCAAATGCAAAGATTGCAAGTGCGCCTCCTGCAAGAAGA gctgctgctcctgctgccccGTGGGCTGTGCCAAGTGTGCCCAGGGCTGCGTCTGCAAAGGCGCCTCCGAcaagtgcagctgctgctcctga
- the LOC122691743 gene encoding metallothionein-1E isoform X1: MDPNCSCSTGGSCSCAGSCTCKACRCVSCKKSCCSCCPVGCAKCAQGCVCKGASDKCSCCA, translated from the exons ATGGACCCCAACTGCTCCTGCTCCACTG GCGGCTCCTGCAGCTGCGCTGGCTCCTGCACCTGCAAGGCCTGCAGATGTGTCTCCTGCAAGAAGA gctgctgctcctgctgccccGTGGGCTGTGCCAAGTGTGCCCAGGGCTGCGTCTGCAAAGGGGCCTCCGACAAGTGCAGCTGCTGCGCCTGA
- the LOC122691743 gene encoding metallothionein-2 isoform X3 yields the protein MDPNCSCTAGESCTCAGSCKCKDCKCASCKKSCCSCCPVGCAKCAQGCVCKGASDKCSCCA from the exons ATGGACCCCAACTGCTCCTGCACCGCAG GCGAATCCTGCACGTGTGCCGGCTCCTGCAAATGCAAAGATTGCAAGTGCGCCTCCTGCAAGAAGA gctgctgctcctgctgccccGTGGGCTGTGCCAAGTGTGCCCAGGGCTGCGTCTGCAAAGGGGCCTCCGACAAGTGCAGCTGCTGCGCCTGA